From the Penaeus vannamei isolate JL-2024 chromosome 37, ASM4276789v1, whole genome shotgun sequence genome, the window AATTATATAAAGTAAAGAAGAGATTTTGAATGAAATTAAAAAGATTGTTCTTACTGTTGAATACTTAATAAGACTTGTCACTATAAACCTAATGGAAAAAACTGATCCTTCTTTTCATTCAAATAATCTTCTTGTCATTTACAAAACCACTAATTTTCAAGCAACTTTGATTCAAGTGTCATGCTGCATTAATTATCGTTTACCAGACCAACAATGGACGCTGCAATGTTTATATCCCACAATAGGGTGATATAAAGATATGTGGAAAATTTAGGCTGTGCTGAAACATGTACCTTTCTTCTTATTGTACCAATGAGAGCTTCTATTTCCTATATCCTACTGACTGTCATGTGTAGGTTCCATGTTGCAcaaattataaacaaaacaaagaaggaaaaaaacaggcctttgtttttttcttattcttccctcttttgTTATATTCACTGATGTCATGTTTGCATTTTTTGCAATGTACAAGTGATACAAAATGCTTGGAGAATGCTTATGAAAGGTTAAAAATACCCCTAGAAAGAGCTGGATCTGCCAGTGTGCATGACATAAATGCaatgctataatatatatacatttatgtccaTGCCAAACCATCACTTATTTGAAAATTAGTGGTCTTTTGTTGATGATGAATAAGAACATGAATGATTGTACTAACTGGTCTACTCCTTTATATTTTCAAAGCATTTATTGCTTTGAATAAAGTCAGTAAAATGTTAAAAATGTAAAATGTGCTCAAATAATGCAGTTTGCATgacaggaaatgaaaaaaaaattaatgatataaTTCAATGAATTCAGTATCCTACTAATAAGAGACAGATTTCCTTTTCTGCACTAAACCCTTCACCTTTTTCAGGTGAAAACTATAtctattctgtttttattatcatttcattctctcactccttctgctttctcctgctttctctttctatcattcctatccccattcctcttccattcttctctttacCTTATGTTctaattcctctctttttctctctcctttccttctgtacctatctatctcccttattatttccttccttccccatccctcattctcctcttttacCTTCCATACCCATCAATCTACTctccttgtctttgtctcttccttctatccacatccctctccctcttcctcttcattcaatcctatccttctcctctctcctcgccttccatctcaatccctctcccctcttccattccttttgttctgttattccctttcttctttccttttgtttcaatCTGCTTTCCATTCCTATTTTTTCCATCCAtttcccctattccctttctcttccaatcatcatctctttctcccatctctctttctctgttctatcactttctttttatctttcctcttttctcaatttcctccttccctttccttctatcccatttttctttcatctctctcttttctttttgccttcaTCTTTTCCTACATtttatctctctgcctttcatctctacctctctccctttccttttgtcccctatccctctcttctttctcttcctcttatttcctttaGTCCcagcctctcccttttcccttttctctttctctctcccctcacacttttcccttctctctactctctttccctctgttcccatccctttcccttctattttcaacataaattctctctctctctctctctctctctctctctctctctctctctctctctctctctctctctctctctctctctctctctctctctctctctctctctctttctctctctcttttttttctgtaccaTATTCAATTAtctgtccttcctttttttcttttgcaaatgTAAGTGTAATTGTGAAGGTGAGCACAGGTGTGTAAGTGAatgaatatgagtgagtgagtgagtgagtgagtgagtgagtgagtgagtgagtgagtgagtgagtgagtgagtgagtgagtgagtgagtgagtgagtgagtgagtgagtgagtgagtgagtgagtgagtgagtgagtgaatgagtgagcgagagtgagagtgagagtgagagtgagagtgagagtgagagtgagagtgagagtgagagtgagagtgagtgagtgagtgagagtgagtgagtgagtgagtgagagtgagtgagtgagtagatgagtgagtagatgagtgagtagatgagtgagtagatgagtgagtagatgagtgagtagatgagtgagtagatgagtgagtgagtgagtgagtgagtgagtagatgagtgagtgagtagatgagtgagtgagtgagtagatgagtgagtgagtgagtgagtgagtgagtagatgagtgagtgagtgagtgagtagatgagtgagtgagtgagtagatgagtgagtgggtgagtacgtgagtgagtgagggagtgagtgagtgagtaggtgagtgagtaagcgcgtgtgagagtgagtgggtgagtgagtgagtgggtgagtgagtgggtgagtgagtgggtgagtgagtgggtgagtgagtgggtgagtgagtgggtgagtgagtgggtgagtgagtgggtgagtgagtgagtgggtgagtgggtgagtgagtgagtgggtgagtgagtgggtgagtgagtgggtgagtgagtgggtgagtgagtgggtgagtgagtgagtaggtgagtgagtgggtgagtaggtgagtgagtgagtgagtaggtgagtgagtgggtgagtaggtgagtgagtgagggagtgagtgagtgagtaggtgagtgagtgggtgagtaggtgagtgagtgagtgggtgagtgagtgaatgagtgggtgagtgggtgggtggatgggtgggtgagtggatgagtgagtgggcgagtgagcgggtgagtgagtgggtgagtgagtgggtgagtgagtgagtgagtgggtgagtaggtgagtgagtgagtgggtgagtgagtgggtgagtgagtaggtgagtgagtgagtagatgagtgagtaggtgagtgagtgagtgggtgagtgagtaggtgagtgagtgagtgggtgagtaggtgagtgagtgagtgagggagtgggtgagtaggtgagtgagtgagtgggtgagtgagcgggtgagtgagtgggtgggtgagtgtgtgggtgagtgagtgggtgagtgagtgggtgagtgtgtgggtgagtgagtgggtgagtgtgtgggtgagtgagtgtgtgagtgagtgggtgagtgagtgtgtgggtgagtgagtgagtgagggggtgagtgagtgggtgagtgagtgggtgagtgagtgagtgagtaggcgagtgggtgagtgagtgggtgggtgagtgggtgggcgagtgggtgagtgggtgggtgagtgagtgggcgagtgggtgagtgagtaggcgagtgggtgagtgagtgggtgagtgagtggacgAGTGAGTGgacgagtgagtgggtgagtgagtgggtgagtgagtgggtgagtgagtgagtgggtgagtgagtgggtttgtgagtgtgtgagtgtgtgtgtgggcgtgtgtgtgtgtgtgtgtgtgtgtgtgtgtgtgtgtgtgtgtgtgtgtgtgtgtgtgtgtgtgtgtgtgtgtgtgtgtgtgtgtgtgtacaagtgtgtgcatgtgcgtgtctgtgtctgtgtctgtgtatgtgtctgtgtctgtgtctgtgtctgtgtctgtgtctgtgtctgtgtctgtgtctgtgtctgtgtctgtgtctgtgtctgtgtctgtgtctgtgcatgtgcatgtgcatgtgcatgtgtatgtgcatgtgcatgtgcatgtgcctgtgcctgtgcctgtgcctgtgcatgtgcatgtgcatgtgcatgtgcatgtccttgtgtgtgtgcctgtacatgtgcttgtgcgtgtgtctgtacatgtgcttgtgcgtgtgcctgagtatgtgtatgtgagtgtgaatgtacgtatgtgtgtgcatgtacatgggtatgtgtgtgagcatgtacatgtgtgcatgtgcatgtgcgcatgagtgaatatgtatgtgaAAGATCATCTTGAGAACTCTGAAACATTGAGCTTGGTTTTCAACTAAGAATAATTCCCCTTCTAAATCAAAATATCTTACATTAAACAATGAGCAATACAAGTAAATAGAATCAATCTAACTTTGAAAAAAATTACATTCTAGTCAAATAATTTAAGTAAATGTTGACATCAATAATATAACCAAAATGCATAAAACAGCTGCTGCCTCTACTACTTGCTCAAAGAAATAATATATGCATTACATTAGCAATAACAAATTACTGGCAAGTATTTATGAAAAATTTGTATACTTTCCAAAATTCACCATATTTTCTGTCCTTTTTGAGTCATTTGGAAACTGCTTTCcctataatttttaaaatctatctTACCTTTCCGCAGTCACAAAACACAAACCctacaaaaaattaaaaagccaagatggaaaaagaaacatataccttaaaaataaaaacaccaccACATAAAGAATCATATATAAAGACAGTAAAAattataaatgaacaaacaaaaacagtcaATCAAGAATCACGACCCACGTTTTTATCACACCAATCAAGCCAAGCCCTCACTCACCTGTTCATAATATCAAGCCCACTCCCAGCATCGGCATAGACCTGTAAAAAGACCTCCAGCTCGGCCCCCTTCCACCTCGACTGCCGACAAGGATCTACAATTTTCTCCACAGTGTCGACAAAGAAGTCCCGCAGATCACGTGTGTTGTTGAGGGCACAGCCAATGTTAATGATGGCCCTTGAGTAGACCTTGAAGTTATTCTCGACCTCAGTGCACATGCGGTCTGGGATCTTGCCCCGTAAGTGGCTTAGGGTCATACTGGAATAAGAGTTGGGGAGTTAGAATGGGGGTTGCAAATCTTTGGTGATGTAGTTGAGGGATGGAATAAGGTAGAGGGATGAGGGTATGGGTAAAAGTCGGGATTGGGGATTGGAGACAGGGATGAGGACATTGGGATGGAAATGGAGGTGGGAGTATTGATGAAATTAGTGATGGCGGTTGTGCAAATGGGAATTAGATTGCAAATGGGGAAGGGAACAGTGGTGCAGACAaaggggggcatgggggaggtTCCTCCCCCTCTCAAGTATAGTCAGTTTTGATGGACATTTTCAATCCTTGTCCGAAAAATGTGACAGCAGTCTCTTTTCTCGTGATCTTCTCTCTGTTTCACCCCGAGTTATATCAGTTTAAGTAGCAGAACTTTCCGCTTCCTGAGGTCAACTTAACACAGAAGTTATGAAAAGTTTGTTTACATAAGAAATGCTTTTCCAGATCAGTGTAGCGCTGCCACTGCATCGCTAGTAGTGAGGATGTGCATTACTCAACAGAtcgccttccattttctctcagcATGGTAGAACGAATCTCACTGCTTTGTTGGAAAATCTATGGAATTTGCCAACTCTGTTAAACTTCCAATCTATGCCACTGGAAGGGGATGAGATTGGAGATGGATGTTTAGAAGGGATGTGGGTGGGGATGGAttggagatgaagataaagatgtagataaagatggaaatggggtaggggatggagagaaggatggggatggggatgaagtTGGTATTGGAAAGGGTAAAGGTCGTGGTTGGGGATATTGCTGATGATACACTGACATTGGGATGGGGATGGTTTTAGGCATGTAGATGAGGATCTGGATGGGATGccgaaggggatggggatgttgacagagatggagatagagatggagataggatGCAgtttggggatggggatggggaggaggatggaaatagagatagggataggaattgggatagggatggggatggggatggggatggggatggggatggggatggggatggggatggtgataggaataggaatgggaatggaaatggTGATAGGAATAGGGATGGGAATTGGgattgggatggggatggggatgggaatagggataggaatgggaatggggatggggaggaggatggagatgggaatgggaatgaggatgGGAATTGGGATGGGAATTGGGATATGAATGGAGatagtgaggatgaggatgaggatggggatggggatgggaatggggatgggaatggggatgggaatggggaggaggagggaggtggggatgggaatggggatgggaatTGGGATAGGAATGGAGATggggatgaggatagtgatgggaataggaattgggatgggaatggggaggagaacgGAGATGGGGATCGGGATGGGaattgggatggggatggggatggggatgggaatgggaatgggaattggAAGTGGAAATTGGGGTGGGAATGGGAATTGGGATGGGAATGGGaactgggaatgggaatgggaatggggatgggaatggggatgggaatgAGAATGGGGATGGGAATGAGaatagggatggggatgggaattgggatggggatgggaattgggatggggatgggaattaggatggggatgggaattgggatggggatgggaattgggatggggatgggaattgGGATGGGGATAGGAATTGGGATGGGTATGGGAATtaggatggggatgggaattgggatggggatgggaattaggatggggatgggaattgggaatgggaatgggaatggggatgggaatggggatgggaatgagaattgggatggggatgggaatttgggatggggatgggaattgggatggggatgggaattggggtggggatgggaattAGGATGGGGATAGGAATTCGGATGGCGATGGGAATtaggatggggatgggaattgggatggggatgggaattgggatggggatggggatgggaattgggatggggtagggatggagatggagatggagatggagctgggactgggaatgggaatagaaatGGGAATGGGGATAGGGACAGGGACGCAGCTATAAATTTGGCTGGGACTTTTGAGGAGGGGCTGCGAGAGAgggtaattaaaatgataatactaacatagACTTATGCTTATGAGCAAGGACTGTGAGGGTTTAATGGTGGATACTGCATATTCATAAGAGTTGAGTTAATTTactgacaaaaaaaacaaaaaatcaatcaaacatttaaaataatatgtatgtTGAGTCTCACAGGGTCTCTACTCCTTCCCAAAAGAAAATCACACTTCAGCaatacttaaaaaataataagaaatatttctATAACGTATAATGAATCAGGCACATTACAAATCTACAGAAAGTTCTTACTTCCTGTGCTCCTTCTCCCGATCTAACAGGAGCTTGAAGTCCCTAAGGTCCATGAGGAACTCTCGGTCCACGTCAGAGTCATCACGGCCATCTGCACCAACGTTGAAGCTCGACGTGATAGTGGAGGTTGTCCAGGAGTTCATCATAAGAGATGCGCACACCGAAAAATCCTCGAAGGTAAGGTAGTTGAGCTTCCTTTTGCTTGTCTCGAAcctgttgttgatgatgaagacaatCGAGGCGTATTTTCTGCAAGGGGGGACGGAACCTTTTCAATTTTTGCTATATAGTATGTCTGTACAAAAAGATAAGTAGTTCCCCTTCCTAGATACATCTGAAAATTGTGCAATAATAGTTTGACAATGTCCATTTTTTGTTGCCAAGGCAGTAACACATTTTTAAAATTACTTAGCAAGTCATAGTATCTTCATCAATGGAATTTGCATATTCTTAGTGTATATTTCCTCCACAGTCATatcataaataaacatgaattaaACATTGTTCCTCACAAATTTGAAAACCCAAAGAAATCAAGCACATCTATACAATATAAGGGCAATATACCCTTAGACATATAAGAACtatacacattcacactatcaagatgaaatatacataaacagatacctTTAAAACAAAATgtctaaatcaataaatatatcctCTTGTAATTCTTGGTTCCCCTATCATTTCCAAACACTGTCACAGAAAACTTAATTTGGGTAATaacaaatgcatgtatacatagaatatcaaaagaaaaaaaatcatcacatgTAAAAGAATTATCTACAAAGAAATCTCCTTTAAAAATAACTTACTTGGCTAATTCATTTGGTAAGAGAAATGAGGACTGGATATTTGCCACCACGGAACCTGGCATTTCGTCTACTTGTTTGAATATCCTTTTCACGTTGTCGAACTGACGCCTGTAAATTAAAAAAATCCCCATACTATGTTGATAGCATGCCAGTTTCTAGGCAAAATGATACCATTTTGTGGTATTATTCAGAATACAAAATAGGAAATTAATAAAATACATGTTCGTATCTCACCTGCATGATCGCAGCAAAACACCTGTTTTTTCAGCGACATCATCAAGGTCCTTTCGAGTTCTGCCTGATAATTTCTTTCCAATTATTTCACGAATGACAATATCATCAAACTCATAATATCTGTAATTATAGAATGTGACAGTTGCTAAATATTTTATCTATTCTAACACAAGTACTAAATTTATTTACAAATTAAACAATTTAAAAACTTTGATCATTTGCATTAAAGACAAGAATGAGAAAGGCAAAAACACATGATAATAGAATCAACACTCACCACCAAATATATAACTCTCCAAATAAGAACTAATCTACAACATATCCACATGCTTTCACAAAATTTCTTTAGCATACTTTTCAATAACCATTTTCTGTACAGCAGGCTCTAGCTGGAAGGTCCATTCTTCAGCCAGCTTGGTAGGCGTAAGCAGCAGTTTTTCCAGCATCCCAAACGTACGATAGTGGTCTAGGGTATCCGAGGTAAGCAGTTCGTGTGACGCTCCCCATGTTTCTAAGGCTCCTCGTTGTTGCAGCACTGAAACAGCCTCCACAACTGAAGATGTAAAGGTAACAGGGAGTCAGAATCAGCCTTGTGACGATTACTTTTACTTATCATCttgccctttctccttatctcttggtctttctatctttctaaagTATTAATACTGTATTCTAGTAAATGAGATACATAAACATTACATACGGATTCATTAAAATGATGAATTCCATGacgttttcagaaaaaaaaatcttttaattaataacaaatatataggcTTTCAAAATGCACATACCATGTCATGATCATGCTGAAGAAAGGTAGGCCATACTTTCAATAGTCTTTGCCTATTTATATGCTTAATAATCTTTATGCTATCAACTTTCAATAATTATATCATGGGATAAAAATGTGACA encodes:
- the Fibp gene encoding acidic fibroblast growth factor intracellular-binding protein, producing the protein MIPDVDIFIGNYTIIDQEVFGLWVQGYSVVEAVSVLQQRGALETWGASHELLTSDTLDHYRTFGMLEKLLLTPTKLAEEWTFQLEPAVQKMVIEKYYEFDDIVIREIIGKKLSGRTRKDLDDVAEKTGVLLRSCRRQFDNVKRIFKQVDEMPGSVVANIQSSFLLPNELAKKYASIVFIINNRFETSKRKLNYLTFEDFSVCASLMMNSWTTSTITSSFNVGADGRDDSDVDREFLMDLRDFKLLLDREKEHRNMTLSHLRGKIPDRMCTEVENNFKVYSRAIINIGCALNNTRDLRDFFVDTVEKIVDPCRQSRWKGAELEVFLQVYADAGSGLDIMNSDHSLRMTWERYMNTMRMCICQLYHS